From the genome of Treponema peruense:
ATGAGAAAAAGTGGACGTGGAACAGCGGAAATGATTGGTGAAAAAGGAAGATTTTTAACTTCCTTTATAAAAGGACTTTCCGAAACTCAAAAGGCAGATTTAAACAAACGGGTTAACATTCTTACAAATACAATAAAGGAAGTAGACACAAAAACATCAGGACAGCCGGGCTGGACTACAATTGTTACGACAGAAAATTACGGCGGAAAGAATATAAAATTTGATTCAAAAGACATTAGTGACGGAGATTTAAGGCTTATAGCCTTTGCTTCTTTGGCAGAAGTAGAAAGTTCACAGGGCTTTATTTTGCTGGATGAAATAGAGAATGGCATAAATACTCAAAAAGCAAAACTCCTTATGGAATGGCTTTTGAATTATTCAGTCAAATATAATAAACAAATGTTTGTTACGACCCACAGTACAGTTTTTGTTGATTATGTTCCGCCGGAAAGTATTTCTTATATTTACAGAAATAAAGATAATGGTTGGGTAGTTTGTGAAAAATTATTTGAAACAGATGCCATGAAAAATAAGCTTGAAGACTTTTATCCCGGTGAAGTTTTATTAAATATGAGTGAAAGTCAGATAATTGATGCTCTGCTTAAAAAGGACTAAAAATGACAGTTGTAATTACAGGAGAAGGTGTAACTGATTATGGCTGGAAAGATTTTGGAAGCGATGTTTGGAATGAAGGTTCTGCGGCAAAGTTTTGACAGCTTTTGCAGGAAGATAGAAAAATACTTTGAAGGCTCTAGTCACAAAATGACAGAATAAGATAGATTTGGTATATTGAATGAAGGAAATGCCCGAGCATTTGGTCATCTCCACTATGGATTATAAGCCGTCCAAAGCGTCGAAAACTAATGGGCGGCTATTTTTTTTACTTTCATAAAAAGTCAATGAGTAAATCTTCAGATTATTGTAGACTTATAATGGCAGGTTTAGTATACTTTTAATGCGTGGAGGTAAATTATGGAACTGGCATTAGATAATATGTATGATTCTCTTTCTTTACCCATGAAAAAAAAGGTTATGGGGTATGTTTCAAAATTGTACAAACGTTCTATTGCTGATTCTGACAAAGGTCTTTTAACAGATGAAATTCAGAAAATGGTAGAGTTTTCCCGTGTTTTACCTCATGCAACCTGCCATGAGTCCTGGACAAGGGAAGATATGCACCGTGGATAGAGTTTTCATTGATACAAATATACTTTGCTACACAGTTGATGCAGCTGATATTACAAAACAGAACTTTTGTGCTAAAATTTTAAGCAAGTTAAGTCGCTCAGGAACTGGAAGAATTTCTACTCAATCTTTGCAGGAGTTCAGTAATGTGGTTATTAAAAAATTAAAATTTCCTCCAGAAGTAACAGTTGAATTTTTATCTTCATTGATTAAATCATTCAAAATTTATAACAATAAGCCCAAAAATGTTCAGGAAGCTGTTCGAATTTGTGGAAGGTATCAACTTTCTTTTTGGGATTCTTTGATTATTTCTGCTGCAAAGGCAAGCAGATGCAAGATTGTTTATTCAGAAGATTTGACTGACGGTCAGATTATAGACGGCGTAAAAATAGTAAATCCTTTTAAACTAAATGATTTATAACGAAAGGGATTATCCGTGCAAATACTGTAATGCTTGAAAATGACGATTTGCAGAAATATAACGGCTCAGAAGTTGTAGTGACTGTTCTTGATAAACAAATGCCAAAAGAACAGGCCCTTGAAAAAAAAATTTCCAAACTAGAAGAAGGCAGAAAGTCAGCAGAAGAGCAGGGATGGATTTCTTCCGAGAAAGTACGTGAAATGCTTGCGATATGACAGTCAAAGTAAATAGGTAATGTGGCTCTAGTCACAAAATGACAGAATAAGATAGATTTGGTATATTAAATTAAGGAAGTGCCATAACATTTGGTCTTCTCCACTATGTATGATAAGCTGTCCAAGCTTCGAAAACTATTGGGCGGCTATTTTTTTACTTTCATAAAAAGTCAATGAGTAA
Proteins encoded in this window:
- a CDS encoding PIN domain-containing protein; protein product: MDRVFIDTNILCYTVDAADITKQNFCAKILSKLSRSGTGRISTQSLQEFSNVVIKKLKFPPEVTVEFLSSLIKSFKIYNNKPKNVQEAVRICGRYQLSFWDSLIISAAKASRCKIVYSEDLTDGQIIDGVKIVNPFKLNDL
- a CDS encoding AAA family ATPase; this translates as MIEHIYIDNFKAFNEADIYFSPVNIIVGNNGAGKSTLLQILSFLSSVTHEDFSSVLSRRQLKVENIRSKLSTKKKIKFVTDFSLDVDGKNKKLRWGLYLTPNSGKNILELTEEWVEDNPDVYDSGKDYLRFKFASKEAYRLKKSGETENITVFNYTSSILKLIDTDNNDFPELASVKRFLDYSYSYDLLNPDEMRKSGRGTAEMIGEKGRFLTSFIKGLSETQKADLNKRVNILTNTIKEVDTKTSGQPGWTTIVTTENYGGKNIKFDSKDISDGDLRLIAFASLAEVESSQGFILLDEIENGINTQKAKLLMEWLLNYSVKYNKQMFVTTHSTVFVDYVPPESISYIYRNKDNGWVVCEKLFETDAMKNKLEDFYPGEVLLNMSESQIIDALLKKD